Proteins encoded together in one Nyctibius grandis isolate bNycGra1 chromosome 1, bNycGra1.pri, whole genome shotgun sequence window:
- the LOC137662988 gene encoding phosphofurin acidic cluster sorting protein 1-like isoform X2, whose amino-acid sequence MNLFATWEIDRSAPSCVPRLCSLRLKKLTVLKELDKELSSVLIAVKIQGSKRVLRSNEYVLPPGGLMETELELTFSLQYPHFLKRDGNKLQIMLQRRKRYKNRTILGYKTLAVGIINMAEVMQHPTDGGQLLGLHSNMKDVNIRVAEISIYSLSSQPIDHEDGSVPSGPKIKASDRSPDIDNYSEEEDDSFSSEQEASDDAVQGQDLFDEEDDLRKTKKARRKMIRTTSITRQPNFKQKFVALLKRFKVTEEVLDSDPVDQTQEVEEDLGLLYDSLEECNNSDSGPEIEDNESVHSTPKPTLRRFFEGVSHSGSQTEIGSLHSQKGQDQESGSPGEADKRKPGVLQPQEESGVEVPAVELAAEEPCSRLAPAEAATREGSVDRLAQLGPGTKAELPCAVSPSTSVKDRQSSKGQGGRASSLDSESSPDSWHSTQVPRKSVYDQLNQILVSDEQLPESIVLVNVAEWQGQYVSEQLQAHKQLVVSTCSVADIQAAFNTTVSRIQRYCNCNSHMPPPVKVVVAGDQSYLSVVLRFFVEQLASKTPDWLNYLRFLLVPLGESHHEPSPRIVLAHRLGSPAWSQCHPFSPAGSHPLAKYLASVDNKYSTLFLDTAWRELFSRAEPPVADTVDIAGRVAQFIAGASLSHQLPISEAMLTYKQKSPDEDSCQKFVPFVGVVKVGLVEQSFSASVDSDDATACTPSLLSSAPATGGAASYGKETVSTPPPSPSVSSGLSGAGSLSPGVEVMGLQVDYWTTQGLDRKKEGEKREIGIKNTLKSNFRSLQVSRIPSTGELVPPSTMAMTVVTKEKNKKVMFLSKKPKEKDLEPKSQVIEGITRLICTAKHQNTMLRVSIDGVEWNDVKFFQLAAQWPTHVKYLPVGIFGYSKSV is encoded by the exons GCTCTGCAGTCTGCGCCTGAAGAAACTCACAGTGCTGAAAGAGTTGGACAAAGAGCTGAGCTCTGTGCTTATCGCTGTGAAGATTCAG GGTTCAAAGCGAGTCCTAAGATCAAATGAATACGTCCTCCCACCTGGCGGCCTGATGGAGACCGAGCTGGAACTGACCTTCTCGCTGCAG TACCCACACTTCCTCAAGAGAGATGGCAACAAACTGCAGATCATGCTGCAGCGGAGGAAGAGATACAAGAACCGCACGATCCTGGGCTACAAGACCCTTGCAGTGGGCATCATTAACATGGCCGAG GTGATGCAGCACCCAACAGACGGCGGGCAGCTTCTGGGCCTCCACAGCAACATGAAGGACGTGAACATCCGAGTGGCTGAAATCAGCATCTACTCTCTGTCCAGTCAGCCCATTGACCATGAGGATGGGAGCGTCCCCTCAGGTCCTAAAATCAAAGCTTCAG ATCGCTCCCCAGACATTGATAACTACTCTGAAGAAGAGGATGACAGCTTTTCCTCAGAGCAGGAAGCCAGTGATGATGCTGTGCAGGGTCAG GATCTGTTTGATGAAGAGGATGACTTGAGGAAAACCAAGAAGGCTAGGAGGAAAATGATCCGAACCACATCAATCACCAGA caaCCAAACTTCAAGCAGAAATTTGTGGCTTTGCTGAAGAGGTTTAAAGTGACCGAGGAG GTCCTGGACTCTGACCCTGTAGACCAGAcccaggaggtggaggaagacCTGGGCTTGCTCTATGACAGCCTGGAAGAGTGCAACAACAGTGACAGCGGCCCGGAGATCGAGGACAATGAGAGTGTGCACAGCACACCCAAGCCCACCCTGAG GCGTTTCTTTGAGGGAGTCTCTCATTCTGGTTCCCAGACTGAGATCGGCAGTCTGCACAGCCAGAAAGGGCAGGATCAAGAGTCGGGCAGCCCT GGCGAGGCAGACAAGCGGAAGCCAGGAGTGCTGCAACCACAGGAAGAGTCAGGAGTGGAGGTCCCTGCAGTG gagctggctgcagaggaGCCATGTTCACGGCTGGCCCCCGCAGAAGCTGCCACAAGGGAGGGCAGTGTGGACAGGCTGGCCCAGCTGGGCCCCGGGACCAAAGCCGAGCTCCCCTGCGCCGTGTCCCCCAG CACCTCTGTGAAGGACCGGCAGAGCTCAAAGGGACAGGGTGGCCGCGCCAGCAGCCTGGACAGCGAGAGCTCTCCAGACTCGTGGCACAGCACCCAG GTGCCCCGAAAGTCTGTTTACGATCAGCTGAACCAGATTCTGGTCTCAGACGAGCAGCTCCCCGAGAGCATTGTGCTGGTGAATGTCGCCGAGTGGCAGGGGCAG TACGTGAGTGAGCAGCTCCAGGCGCACAAGCAGTTGGTTGTATCCACCTGCTCCGTGGCGGACATCCAGGCAGCCTTCAACACCACCGTCTCCCGCATCCAGCGATA CTGTAACTGTAACTCCCACATGCCTCCCCCGGTGAAGGTGGTGGTGGCGGGAGACCAGAGCTACCTGAGCGTTGTCCTCCGTTTCTTCGTGGAGCAGCTGGCCAGCAAGACACCAGACTGGCTCAACTACCTTCGCTTCCTGCTTGTGCCGCTGGGTGAGAGCCACCACGAGCCCAGCCCCAGGATTGTCCTCGCCCACCGCCTGGGTTCCCCCGCCTGGAGCCAATGTCACCCTTTCTCACCCGCAGGCTCTCACCCTCTGGCCAAGTACCTGGCCTCGGTGGATAACAAATACAGCACTCTCTTCCTGGACACAGCGTGGCGGGAGCTGTTCAGCAGGGCTGAGCCACCCGTCGCAG ACACTGTGGACATTGCGGGCCGCGTCGCCCAGTTCATCGCTGGAGCCAGCCTCTCTCACCAGCTCCCCATCTCTGAGGCCATGCTGACATATAAGCAGAAGAG CCCCGACGAGGACTCCTGCCAGAAGTTTGTACCCTTTGTGGGG GTGGTGAAGGTGGGCCTGGTGGAGCAGTCCTTCAGCGCCTCTG TGGACTCAGATGATGCCACAGCCTGCACCCCCTCCCTGCTGAGCTCAGCACCAGCCACTGGTGGAGCAGCCTCCTACGGCAAGGAGACTGTGAGCACCCCACCACCCTCCCCATCCGTCAGCAGTGGCCTCTCCGGTGCTGG GTCTCTGAGCCCTGGTGTGGAGGTGATGGGCCTGCAGGTGGACTACTGGACGACACAGGGGCTGGACAGGAAGAAGGAGGGCGAGAAGCGTGAGATTGGTATCAAGAACACACTCAAGAGCAACTTCCGCTCACTCCAGGTCAGCCGCATCCCCAGCACAGGGGAGCTGGTGCCCCCTAGCACCATGGCCATGACTGTGGTCaccaaggagaaaaacaagaaag TGATGTTCCTGAGCAAGAAACCAAAAGAGAAGGACCTGGAACCCAAAAGCCAAGTCATCGAAGGGATCACACGCCTCATCTGCACAGCCAAGCACCAGAACACGATGTTGCGAG TCTCCATAGATGGGGTGGAGTGGAACGATGTGAAGTTTTTCCAGCTGGCAGCACAGTGGCCAACGCACGTCAAGTACCTGCCTGTGGGCATCTTCGGCTACTCAAAGAGTGTGTGA
- the LOC137662988 gene encoding phosphofurin acidic cluster sorting protein 1-like isoform X1 translates to MNLFATWEIDRSAPSCVPRLCSLRLKKLTVLKELDKELSSVLIAVKIQGSKRVLRSNEYVLPPGGLMETELELTFSLQYPHFLKRDGNKLQIMLQRRKRYKNRTILGYKTLAVGIINMAEVMQHPTDGGQLLGLHSNMKDVNIRVAEISIYSLSSQPIDHEDGSVPSGPKIKASDRSPDIDNYSEEEDDSFSSEQEASDDAVQGQDLFDEEDDLRKTKKARRKMIRTTSITRQPNFKQKFVALLKRFKVTEEVLDSDPVDQTQEVEEDLGLLYDSLEECNNSDSGPEIEDNESVHSTPKPTLRRFFEGVSHSGSQTEIGSLHSQKGQDQESGSPGEADKRKPGVLQPQEESGVEVPAVELAAEEPCSRLAPAEAATREGSVDRLAQLGPGTKAELPCAVSPSKAESKQLWRPRSTSVKDRQSSKGQGGRASSLDSESSPDSWHSTQVPRKSVYDQLNQILVSDEQLPESIVLVNVAEWQGQYVSEQLQAHKQLVVSTCSVADIQAAFNTTVSRIQRYCNCNSHMPPPVKVVVAGDQSYLSVVLRFFVEQLASKTPDWLNYLRFLLVPLGESHHEPSPRIVLAHRLGSPAWSQCHPFSPAGSHPLAKYLASVDNKYSTLFLDTAWRELFSRAEPPVADTVDIAGRVAQFIAGASLSHQLPISEAMLTYKQKSPDEDSCQKFVPFVGVVKVGLVEQSFSASVDSDDATACTPSLLSSAPATGGAASYGKETVSTPPPSPSVSSGLSGAGSLSPGVEVMGLQVDYWTTQGLDRKKEGEKREIGIKNTLKSNFRSLQVSRIPSTGELVPPSTMAMTVVTKEKNKKVMFLSKKPKEKDLEPKSQVIEGITRLICTAKHQNTMLRVSIDGVEWNDVKFFQLAAQWPTHVKYLPVGIFGYSKSV, encoded by the exons GCTCTGCAGTCTGCGCCTGAAGAAACTCACAGTGCTGAAAGAGTTGGACAAAGAGCTGAGCTCTGTGCTTATCGCTGTGAAGATTCAG GGTTCAAAGCGAGTCCTAAGATCAAATGAATACGTCCTCCCACCTGGCGGCCTGATGGAGACCGAGCTGGAACTGACCTTCTCGCTGCAG TACCCACACTTCCTCAAGAGAGATGGCAACAAACTGCAGATCATGCTGCAGCGGAGGAAGAGATACAAGAACCGCACGATCCTGGGCTACAAGACCCTTGCAGTGGGCATCATTAACATGGCCGAG GTGATGCAGCACCCAACAGACGGCGGGCAGCTTCTGGGCCTCCACAGCAACATGAAGGACGTGAACATCCGAGTGGCTGAAATCAGCATCTACTCTCTGTCCAGTCAGCCCATTGACCATGAGGATGGGAGCGTCCCCTCAGGTCCTAAAATCAAAGCTTCAG ATCGCTCCCCAGACATTGATAACTACTCTGAAGAAGAGGATGACAGCTTTTCCTCAGAGCAGGAAGCCAGTGATGATGCTGTGCAGGGTCAG GATCTGTTTGATGAAGAGGATGACTTGAGGAAAACCAAGAAGGCTAGGAGGAAAATGATCCGAACCACATCAATCACCAGA caaCCAAACTTCAAGCAGAAATTTGTGGCTTTGCTGAAGAGGTTTAAAGTGACCGAGGAG GTCCTGGACTCTGACCCTGTAGACCAGAcccaggaggtggaggaagacCTGGGCTTGCTCTATGACAGCCTGGAAGAGTGCAACAACAGTGACAGCGGCCCGGAGATCGAGGACAATGAGAGTGTGCACAGCACACCCAAGCCCACCCTGAG GCGTTTCTTTGAGGGAGTCTCTCATTCTGGTTCCCAGACTGAGATCGGCAGTCTGCACAGCCAGAAAGGGCAGGATCAAGAGTCGGGCAGCCCT GGCGAGGCAGACAAGCGGAAGCCAGGAGTGCTGCAACCACAGGAAGAGTCAGGAGTGGAGGTCCCTGCAGTG gagctggctgcagaggaGCCATGTTCACGGCTGGCCCCCGCAGAAGCTGCCACAAGGGAGGGCAGTGTGGACAGGCTGGCCCAGCTGGGCCCCGGGACCAAAGCCGAGCTCCCCTGCGCCGTGTCCCCCAG CAAGGCAGAGAGCAAGCAGTTGTGGCGTCCCCGCAGCACCTCTGTGAAGGACCGGCAGAGCTCAAAGGGACAGGGTGGCCGCGCCAGCAGCCTGGACAGCGAGAGCTCTCCAGACTCGTGGCACAGCACCCAG GTGCCCCGAAAGTCTGTTTACGATCAGCTGAACCAGATTCTGGTCTCAGACGAGCAGCTCCCCGAGAGCATTGTGCTGGTGAATGTCGCCGAGTGGCAGGGGCAG TACGTGAGTGAGCAGCTCCAGGCGCACAAGCAGTTGGTTGTATCCACCTGCTCCGTGGCGGACATCCAGGCAGCCTTCAACACCACCGTCTCCCGCATCCAGCGATA CTGTAACTGTAACTCCCACATGCCTCCCCCGGTGAAGGTGGTGGTGGCGGGAGACCAGAGCTACCTGAGCGTTGTCCTCCGTTTCTTCGTGGAGCAGCTGGCCAGCAAGACACCAGACTGGCTCAACTACCTTCGCTTCCTGCTTGTGCCGCTGGGTGAGAGCCACCACGAGCCCAGCCCCAGGATTGTCCTCGCCCACCGCCTGGGTTCCCCCGCCTGGAGCCAATGTCACCCTTTCTCACCCGCAGGCTCTCACCCTCTGGCCAAGTACCTGGCCTCGGTGGATAACAAATACAGCACTCTCTTCCTGGACACAGCGTGGCGGGAGCTGTTCAGCAGGGCTGAGCCACCCGTCGCAG ACACTGTGGACATTGCGGGCCGCGTCGCCCAGTTCATCGCTGGAGCCAGCCTCTCTCACCAGCTCCCCATCTCTGAGGCCATGCTGACATATAAGCAGAAGAG CCCCGACGAGGACTCCTGCCAGAAGTTTGTACCCTTTGTGGGG GTGGTGAAGGTGGGCCTGGTGGAGCAGTCCTTCAGCGCCTCTG TGGACTCAGATGATGCCACAGCCTGCACCCCCTCCCTGCTGAGCTCAGCACCAGCCACTGGTGGAGCAGCCTCCTACGGCAAGGAGACTGTGAGCACCCCACCACCCTCCCCATCCGTCAGCAGTGGCCTCTCCGGTGCTGG GTCTCTGAGCCCTGGTGTGGAGGTGATGGGCCTGCAGGTGGACTACTGGACGACACAGGGGCTGGACAGGAAGAAGGAGGGCGAGAAGCGTGAGATTGGTATCAAGAACACACTCAAGAGCAACTTCCGCTCACTCCAGGTCAGCCGCATCCCCAGCACAGGGGAGCTGGTGCCCCCTAGCACCATGGCCATGACTGTGGTCaccaaggagaaaaacaagaaag TGATGTTCCTGAGCAAGAAACCAAAAGAGAAGGACCTGGAACCCAAAAGCCAAGTCATCGAAGGGATCACACGCCTCATCTGCACAGCCAAGCACCAGAACACGATGTTGCGAG TCTCCATAGATGGGGTGGAGTGGAACGATGTGAAGTTTTTCCAGCTGGCAGCACAGTGGCCAACGCACGTCAAGTACCTGCCTGTGGGCATCTTCGGCTACTCAAAGAGTGTGTGA
- the LOC137662988 gene encoding phosphofurin acidic cluster sorting protein 1-like isoform X3, whose translation MNLFATWEIDRSAPSCVPRLCSLRLKKLTVLKELDKELSSVLIAVKIQGSKRVLRSNEYVLPPGGLMETELELTFSLQYPHFLKRDGNKLQIMLQRRKRYKNRTILGYKTLAVGIINMAEVMQHPTDGGQLLGLHSNMKDVNIRVAEISIYSLSSQPIDHEDGSVPSGPKIKASDRSPDIDNYSEEEDDSFSSEQEASDDAVQGQDLFDEEDDLRKTKKARRKMIRTTSITRQPNFKQKFVALLKRFKVTEEVLDSDPVDQTQEVEEDLGLLYDSLEECNNSDSGPEIEDNESVHSTPKPTLRRFFEGVSHSGSQTEIGSLHSQKGQDQESGSPGEADKRKPGVLQPQEESGVEVPAVVPRKSVYDQLNQILVSDEQLPESIVLVNVAEWQGQYVSEQLQAHKQLVVSTCSVADIQAAFNTTVSRIQRYCNCNSHMPPPVKVVVAGDQSYLSVVLRFFVEQLASKTPDWLNYLRFLLVPLGESHHEPSPRIVLAHRLGSPAWSQCHPFSPAGSHPLAKYLASVDNKYSTLFLDTAWRELFSRAEPPVADTVDIAGRVAQFIAGASLSHQLPISEAMLTYKQKSPDEDSCQKFVPFVGVVKVGLVEQSFSASVDSDDATACTPSLLSSAPATGGAASYGKETVSTPPPSPSVSSGLSGAGSLSPGVEVMGLQVDYWTTQGLDRKKEGEKREIGIKNTLKSNFRSLQVSRIPSTGELVPPSTMAMTVVTKEKNKKVMFLSKKPKEKDLEPKSQVIEGITRLICTAKHQNTMLRVSIDGVEWNDVKFFQLAAQWPTHVKYLPVGIFGYSKSV comes from the exons GCTCTGCAGTCTGCGCCTGAAGAAACTCACAGTGCTGAAAGAGTTGGACAAAGAGCTGAGCTCTGTGCTTATCGCTGTGAAGATTCAG GGTTCAAAGCGAGTCCTAAGATCAAATGAATACGTCCTCCCACCTGGCGGCCTGATGGAGACCGAGCTGGAACTGACCTTCTCGCTGCAG TACCCACACTTCCTCAAGAGAGATGGCAACAAACTGCAGATCATGCTGCAGCGGAGGAAGAGATACAAGAACCGCACGATCCTGGGCTACAAGACCCTTGCAGTGGGCATCATTAACATGGCCGAG GTGATGCAGCACCCAACAGACGGCGGGCAGCTTCTGGGCCTCCACAGCAACATGAAGGACGTGAACATCCGAGTGGCTGAAATCAGCATCTACTCTCTGTCCAGTCAGCCCATTGACCATGAGGATGGGAGCGTCCCCTCAGGTCCTAAAATCAAAGCTTCAG ATCGCTCCCCAGACATTGATAACTACTCTGAAGAAGAGGATGACAGCTTTTCCTCAGAGCAGGAAGCCAGTGATGATGCTGTGCAGGGTCAG GATCTGTTTGATGAAGAGGATGACTTGAGGAAAACCAAGAAGGCTAGGAGGAAAATGATCCGAACCACATCAATCACCAGA caaCCAAACTTCAAGCAGAAATTTGTGGCTTTGCTGAAGAGGTTTAAAGTGACCGAGGAG GTCCTGGACTCTGACCCTGTAGACCAGAcccaggaggtggaggaagacCTGGGCTTGCTCTATGACAGCCTGGAAGAGTGCAACAACAGTGACAGCGGCCCGGAGATCGAGGACAATGAGAGTGTGCACAGCACACCCAAGCCCACCCTGAG GCGTTTCTTTGAGGGAGTCTCTCATTCTGGTTCCCAGACTGAGATCGGCAGTCTGCACAGCCAGAAAGGGCAGGATCAAGAGTCGGGCAGCCCT GGCGAGGCAGACAAGCGGAAGCCAGGAGTGCTGCAACCACAGGAAGAGTCAGGAGTGGAGGTCCCTGCAGTG GTGCCCCGAAAGTCTGTTTACGATCAGCTGAACCAGATTCTGGTCTCAGACGAGCAGCTCCCCGAGAGCATTGTGCTGGTGAATGTCGCCGAGTGGCAGGGGCAG TACGTGAGTGAGCAGCTCCAGGCGCACAAGCAGTTGGTTGTATCCACCTGCTCCGTGGCGGACATCCAGGCAGCCTTCAACACCACCGTCTCCCGCATCCAGCGATA CTGTAACTGTAACTCCCACATGCCTCCCCCGGTGAAGGTGGTGGTGGCGGGAGACCAGAGCTACCTGAGCGTTGTCCTCCGTTTCTTCGTGGAGCAGCTGGCCAGCAAGACACCAGACTGGCTCAACTACCTTCGCTTCCTGCTTGTGCCGCTGGGTGAGAGCCACCACGAGCCCAGCCCCAGGATTGTCCTCGCCCACCGCCTGGGTTCCCCCGCCTGGAGCCAATGTCACCCTTTCTCACCCGCAGGCTCTCACCCTCTGGCCAAGTACCTGGCCTCGGTGGATAACAAATACAGCACTCTCTTCCTGGACACAGCGTGGCGGGAGCTGTTCAGCAGGGCTGAGCCACCCGTCGCAG ACACTGTGGACATTGCGGGCCGCGTCGCCCAGTTCATCGCTGGAGCCAGCCTCTCTCACCAGCTCCCCATCTCTGAGGCCATGCTGACATATAAGCAGAAGAG CCCCGACGAGGACTCCTGCCAGAAGTTTGTACCCTTTGTGGGG GTGGTGAAGGTGGGCCTGGTGGAGCAGTCCTTCAGCGCCTCTG TGGACTCAGATGATGCCACAGCCTGCACCCCCTCCCTGCTGAGCTCAGCACCAGCCACTGGTGGAGCAGCCTCCTACGGCAAGGAGACTGTGAGCACCCCACCACCCTCCCCATCCGTCAGCAGTGGCCTCTCCGGTGCTGG GTCTCTGAGCCCTGGTGTGGAGGTGATGGGCCTGCAGGTGGACTACTGGACGACACAGGGGCTGGACAGGAAGAAGGAGGGCGAGAAGCGTGAGATTGGTATCAAGAACACACTCAAGAGCAACTTCCGCTCACTCCAGGTCAGCCGCATCCCCAGCACAGGGGAGCTGGTGCCCCCTAGCACCATGGCCATGACTGTGGTCaccaaggagaaaaacaagaaag TGATGTTCCTGAGCAAGAAACCAAAAGAGAAGGACCTGGAACCCAAAAGCCAAGTCATCGAAGGGATCACACGCCTCATCTGCACAGCCAAGCACCAGAACACGATGTTGCGAG TCTCCATAGATGGGGTGGAGTGGAACGATGTGAAGTTTTTCCAGCTGGCAGCACAGTGGCCAACGCACGTCAAGTACCTGCCTGTGGGCATCTTCGGCTACTCAAAGAGTGTGTGA
- the LOC137662988 gene encoding phosphofurin acidic cluster sorting protein 1-like isoform X4: MAVSGPGPVPVPMNLFATWEIDRSAPSCVPRLCSLRLKKLTVLKELDKELSSVLIAVKIQGSKRVLRSNEYVLPPGGLMETELELTFSLQYPHFLKRDGNKLQIMLQRRKRYKNRTILGYKTLAVGIINMAEVMQHPTDGGQLLGLHSNMKDVNIRVAEISIYSLSSQPIDHEDGSVPSGPKIKASDRSPDIDNYSEEEDDSFSSEQEASDDAVQGQDLFDEEDDLRKTKKARRKMIRTTSITRQPNFKQKFVALLKRFKVTEEVLDSDPVDQTQEVEEDLGLLYDSLEECNNSDSGPEIEDNESVHSTPKPTLRRFFEGVSHSGSQTEIGSLHSQKGQDQESGSPGEADKRKPGVLQPQEESGVEVPAVELAAEEPCSRLAPAEAATREGSVDRLAQLGPGTKAELPCAVSPSKAESKQLWRPRSTSVKDRQSSKGQGGRASSLDSESSPDSWHSTQVPRKSVYDQLNQILVSDEQLPESIVLVNVAEWQGQYVSEQLQAHKQLVVSTCSVADIQAAFNTTVSRIQRYCNCNSHMPPPVKVVVAGDQSYLSVVLRFFVEQLASKTPDWLNYLRFLLVPLGSHPLAKYLASVDNKYSTLFLDTAWRELFSRAEPPVADTVDIAGRVAQFIAGASLSHQLPISEAMLTYKQKSPDEDSCQKFVPFVGVVKVGLVEQSFSASVDSDDATACTPSLLSSAPATGGAASYGKETVSTPPPSPSVSSGLSGAGSLSPGVEVMGLQVDYWTTQGLDRKKEGEKREIGIKNTLKSNFRSLQVSRIPSTGELVPPSTMAMTVVTKEKNKKVMFLSKKPKEKDLEPKSQVIEGITRLICTAKHQNTMLRVSIDGVEWNDVKFFQLAAQWPTHVKYLPVGIFGYSKSV, translated from the exons GCTCTGCAGTCTGCGCCTGAAGAAACTCACAGTGCTGAAAGAGTTGGACAAAGAGCTGAGCTCTGTGCTTATCGCTGTGAAGATTCAG GGTTCAAAGCGAGTCCTAAGATCAAATGAATACGTCCTCCCACCTGGCGGCCTGATGGAGACCGAGCTGGAACTGACCTTCTCGCTGCAG TACCCACACTTCCTCAAGAGAGATGGCAACAAACTGCAGATCATGCTGCAGCGGAGGAAGAGATACAAGAACCGCACGATCCTGGGCTACAAGACCCTTGCAGTGGGCATCATTAACATGGCCGAG GTGATGCAGCACCCAACAGACGGCGGGCAGCTTCTGGGCCTCCACAGCAACATGAAGGACGTGAACATCCGAGTGGCTGAAATCAGCATCTACTCTCTGTCCAGTCAGCCCATTGACCATGAGGATGGGAGCGTCCCCTCAGGTCCTAAAATCAAAGCTTCAG ATCGCTCCCCAGACATTGATAACTACTCTGAAGAAGAGGATGACAGCTTTTCCTCAGAGCAGGAAGCCAGTGATGATGCTGTGCAGGGTCAG GATCTGTTTGATGAAGAGGATGACTTGAGGAAAACCAAGAAGGCTAGGAGGAAAATGATCCGAACCACATCAATCACCAGA caaCCAAACTTCAAGCAGAAATTTGTGGCTTTGCTGAAGAGGTTTAAAGTGACCGAGGAG GTCCTGGACTCTGACCCTGTAGACCAGAcccaggaggtggaggaagacCTGGGCTTGCTCTATGACAGCCTGGAAGAGTGCAACAACAGTGACAGCGGCCCGGAGATCGAGGACAATGAGAGTGTGCACAGCACACCCAAGCCCACCCTGAG GCGTTTCTTTGAGGGAGTCTCTCATTCTGGTTCCCAGACTGAGATCGGCAGTCTGCACAGCCAGAAAGGGCAGGATCAAGAGTCGGGCAGCCCT GGCGAGGCAGACAAGCGGAAGCCAGGAGTGCTGCAACCACAGGAAGAGTCAGGAGTGGAGGTCCCTGCAGTG gagctggctgcagaggaGCCATGTTCACGGCTGGCCCCCGCAGAAGCTGCCACAAGGGAGGGCAGTGTGGACAGGCTGGCCCAGCTGGGCCCCGGGACCAAAGCCGAGCTCCCCTGCGCCGTGTCCCCCAG CAAGGCAGAGAGCAAGCAGTTGTGGCGTCCCCGCAGCACCTCTGTGAAGGACCGGCAGAGCTCAAAGGGACAGGGTGGCCGCGCCAGCAGCCTGGACAGCGAGAGCTCTCCAGACTCGTGGCACAGCACCCAG GTGCCCCGAAAGTCTGTTTACGATCAGCTGAACCAGATTCTGGTCTCAGACGAGCAGCTCCCCGAGAGCATTGTGCTGGTGAATGTCGCCGAGTGGCAGGGGCAG TACGTGAGTGAGCAGCTCCAGGCGCACAAGCAGTTGGTTGTATCCACCTGCTCCGTGGCGGACATCCAGGCAGCCTTCAACACCACCGTCTCCCGCATCCAGCGATA CTGTAACTGTAACTCCCACATGCCTCCCCCGGTGAAGGTGGTGGTGGCGGGAGACCAGAGCTACCTGAGCGTTGTCCTCCGTTTCTTCGTGGAGCAGCTGGCCAGCAAGACACCAGACTGGCTCAACTACCTTCGCTTCCTGCTTGTGCCGCTGG GCTCTCACCCTCTGGCCAAGTACCTGGCCTCGGTGGATAACAAATACAGCACTCTCTTCCTGGACACAGCGTGGCGGGAGCTGTTCAGCAGGGCTGAGCCACCCGTCGCAG ACACTGTGGACATTGCGGGCCGCGTCGCCCAGTTCATCGCTGGAGCCAGCCTCTCTCACCAGCTCCCCATCTCTGAGGCCATGCTGACATATAAGCAGAAGAG CCCCGACGAGGACTCCTGCCAGAAGTTTGTACCCTTTGTGGGG GTGGTGAAGGTGGGCCTGGTGGAGCAGTCCTTCAGCGCCTCTG TGGACTCAGATGATGCCACAGCCTGCACCCCCTCCCTGCTGAGCTCAGCACCAGCCACTGGTGGAGCAGCCTCCTACGGCAAGGAGACTGTGAGCACCCCACCACCCTCCCCATCCGTCAGCAGTGGCCTCTCCGGTGCTGG GTCTCTGAGCCCTGGTGTGGAGGTGATGGGCCTGCAGGTGGACTACTGGACGACACAGGGGCTGGACAGGAAGAAGGAGGGCGAGAAGCGTGAGATTGGTATCAAGAACACACTCAAGAGCAACTTCCGCTCACTCCAGGTCAGCCGCATCCCCAGCACAGGGGAGCTGGTGCCCCCTAGCACCATGGCCATGACTGTGGTCaccaaggagaaaaacaagaaag TGATGTTCCTGAGCAAGAAACCAAAAGAGAAGGACCTGGAACCCAAAAGCCAAGTCATCGAAGGGATCACACGCCTCATCTGCACAGCCAAGCACCAGAACACGATGTTGCGAG TCTCCATAGATGGGGTGGAGTGGAACGATGTGAAGTTTTTCCAGCTGGCAGCACAGTGGCCAACGCACGTCAAGTACCTGCCTGTGGGCATCTTCGGCTACTCAAAGAGTGTGTGA